In the genome of Candidatus Ornithobacterium hominis, the window CATGCTTGCCGCTGATACCAAATAATTTATCAAAAACTATGTTTTCTGGTGCACATTGTTTGATTTTATTGATGATCTTATCTGCTTTGGTTGCCTGCTTACCGCGGATATAATTTATTTTCCCTTTATCTACTATTATATCCCATTTGAGGTCTGTGAGGCTTGTGCGCTTCACCTTTTGGTCTTCTTCATTCCAAACTAAAAGCCATTGGGTAGATTTTTCCTCCTCAACACCTTCTATGCGCAGGTCTCCTTTTTGGTCTTCTTTAGCACGAATATCTAATGTCGCCTCTGGAGTATCTGTGTTAATGCCCACCTGAGCGGTGGCTAAGACCGCTGGCAATACAACGAAAGAAAGTAATAATTTCTTCATTTGTTTTAATTTTTTTGGTTAATATTTTATTGATTTATTCTTTTCTTAATTAAATTTTTGCTGTTTTCTTGCTTCTTCATTTAGAAAGAGCCCCAACCCGTGAGGCTCTTCTTTTTGAAGAAATTACTACTTTCACACAGGTGAAAATAGAAAAACCGCACAAGATTTTCTTGCACGGCTTTGCGGTTCGCTCCCGAGGGGAAGCAAAAAATTATTATAAGTTGCTGATAATGAGTTGTTTAGCTCATTATTTGTGTGTGTGTGTGTGTGTGTTTACACTTTATTTTGAAACTCACAAATTTCATTTGTTAAAATTTCGTTATTTTTTTGTTAAAAATTTTCCGTTGAGGTTTTTCTCTTCTCCCAACCTGCCCGCAAATGTATTTTACGTTTTTGAATTATGCAAATTTATTTTTTTTTGGGGCAGAGGATTTTTTTTTTTAAGGCTTTAGAAATTTTTGAGAATATATTTTTTAAAGCTTTTTAAAAAATAAGAAAAAAATACAATCTTTGCCTTAAATTATAAATTCATGAAATTCCCTGTAAATTATTTATTTATTCTGATTTTCATTTTCTCTTGCCGCCCCGTTTTGCATCAAAGTGCTGCGCCACAAAAAGAACTATTCAGCATTGATTCGCTAACTCCACCTCACAGAGATGCTCAGCAACTCATTGCTCCGTATAAAAAGCAATTGGATGCGCAGATGGATAAAGTCATTACGTACAATCCCTATATTCTAAACAAAGAGGGGCTAAACTCTAATTTAGCACTCGTGAGTGCTGATGCGCTGCTGGCTGTGGCGAATGAGGTTTACCAAAAAAAATATGGTAAAGAAGTTGATGCGGCGCTCACCAATAGTGGTGGCTTGCGCCGTAATTTCACGCCAGGGAATCTAACTGTACGGTCAATTTATGAGCTGATGCCGTTTGAGAATGAAGTCGTTGTAGTGGAAATTTCAGGGCAAAAATTCAAGGAAATGATTGAATTTTTGAGAAAAGGCAAAGGACACCCCATTGCAGGATTTAGCTTTGCTCGGCAAGGTGAAGATTCTGATATTTTGATAAAAAATCAACCTTTTGATGTGAATAAAACTTACACGATTGCGACCACCGATTTTTTGCAAAAGGGTGGCGATGGTATGGATTTTCTAGCGAACCCGATAAAGCTTCATCCGCTTGATTTGAAACTAAGAGATTTGTTTATTCAATATTTTGAGAAATCAGACACAATAAGAATTAATACAACACCACGCTACAGATAATTTTTTTAGAAAAAAAATGAAAAGAAGACATTTTATTCAGCAAACGTTAGCTGCCACAGCTTTTGCGACTTTACCCGCCATGCCAGCTTGGGCGAAGTCTGGCACGAAAAGATTAAGCATTTTACATACCAATGACCAACACAGCCGCATAGAACCTTTTGAGACTTCTGAGAACGAGAAATACAGCAACCGTGGCGGTTTTGCGCGCCGTGCTACTCTGATTGAGCGAATTCGGGCTCAAGAAAAAAATGTTTTGCTATTGGATGCTGGTGACATCTTCCAAGGGACGCCTTATTTCAATTTTTTTGGCGGAGAATTGGAGTTTAAGCTAATGTCTCAGATGAAATATGATGCCTGCACTATGGGTAATCATGATTTTGATAATGGCTTACAAGGATTTGAAAAACAATTGAAACACGCTGATTTTAGTTTCATTTGCTCTAATTACGATTTTAGAAACACCATTTTAGAAGGGAAAACAAAAGCCTATCAAATTTTTGTGAAAGACGGCATCCGAGTAGGGATCTTCGGGCTTGGTATTGATTTCGCTGGGTTGGTTCCCAAGGATTTGTACCAAGAGACGCAGTACCTAAATCCAGTAGAAATCGCTCAAGAAATGACTCAAAAACTGAAAGAAAAGCATTGTGATTTAATCATTTGCCTTTCACATTTGGGCTTCAAATATGATTCTTCTAAAATTGATGATTCCAAACTGGCTCAGCAAACCAAAGATATTGATTTAATCATCGGAGGGCATACCCATACCTTTTTGCCTGCTCCCGTGGAAATGAAAAACACTGAAGGTAAAACGGTGCTCATCAACCAAGTAGGCTGGGGCGGATTAAATTTAGGCAAAATTGATTTTGAGTTTTCGCTAGATAAAAAGCAGAAATATTATTCTGCGAAATCTTTGCCTATTACTCCCAATTTGGTTTAAATTTTTTAAGGCTTAAAAAAAAATGTTGAAAATTCTTTATTTGCATGGGTTAAACAGTAAACTTCATGCTGATAGACAAAAGGTTTTAGAGCAATATTCAACTCAGATAGCGGCGCCACGATTGGATTATGAAAACGATTTGGAAATTCTGAATAAGTTTTTAGGCCAAAACATAAAATACGACGTCATCATCGGCTCCAGTGCAGGCGGTTTGCTTGGCTTCTTCCTTGCCAATCAATGGCAAATCCCAGCCTTACTTTTCAATCCAGCATTGTCTTTTGCCCAGCATATTCCCAATCTGCCTGATACTCAAAATCAAACGGCTTTGATGCAAATCTGCATCGGGTGGCAAGATGAAGTGGTTTTGGCTCAGGAAAGTTTTAACTTTATTTTAGAAAATTTTTCTAAGCCTTCAAAAATTCATATTAACATCAGAAAAGATATGGCTCATCCCTTGCCCATCGATTGGTTTAAACAAGAAGTTGCTAGTTTTTTCATCAAATTGAGTAGATAATTTCTTACATTTGATTTGAAGTTTAAACGAATTATGAAAAAAAAAATTATGAAAAAATATATTACAAGTATCGCTTCTGCTATTATTTTAACCAGTTGTGCTACACAAAAAAACGATATCTCAATGGCTAAAGTTGAACCTGAAAAGTATGCCGATTTCACTTTAAATACCGATGCTAGCCAATTGAGCAAGGGCGACCAGAAAATGCTGCCTTACCTGTTTGAAGTAGCAAAAATCATGGACGAACTTTTTTGGTATGAGGCTTACGGTAAAAAAGAGGCGCTGCTAAACTACCTAAAAGGAGATAAAGAAAAGTTTGCAGTCATCAATTACGGGCCTTGGGATAGGCTAAATAATGATGCTCCGTTCATCAAAGGAATTGGCGCAAAACCAGCAGGTGCCAATTTCTACCCAACAAATATGACGAAAGAAGAGTTTGAGGCAGCTAATTTAAAAGACGGGAAAAGTCTTTACACTTTTGTGCGAAGAGATATGAACGGGAATTTGTACACGATTCCTTACCATGAAATGTTTCCTAAAGAAATCGAACGAGCTGCAAAATTAATGGAAAAAGCGGCTCAATTTGCTGAAACGAAAGATTTTAGAACTTATTTGCTAAAACGTGCCCAAGCTCTAAGAACTGATGACTACTACGAGAGTGATTTGGCTTGGATGAACATGAAAGACAACCACCTTGATTTTATAGTAGGACCTATCGAAACTTATGAAGATCAATTATTTGGCTACAAAGCCTCGCACGAAGCTTATATTTTGGTAAAAGACCAAGAGTGGAGCAAAAAATTAGAAAAATATGCTCAATTTTTGCCCGAATTGCAGACTAATTTGCCTGTCGCCAATGAGTACAAAGCAGAAAAACCAGGCAGTGATGCAGATTTAAATGCGTATGATGTGATTTATTATGCTGGGCATAGTAATGCTGGGAGTAAAACAATTGCAATAAACCTCCCTAATGATGAACGCGTACAATTGGAGAAAGGAACTCGCCGCCTACAGCTCAAAAATGCGATGCGAGCAAAATTTGATAAAATTCTAAAACCCATTAGTGAGCTTTTAATTGACCCAAAACAGCGAAAGAACGTCACCTTTGATGCATTTTTTGCGAATACAATGTTTCATGAAGTAGCTCACGGTTTAGGCATCAAAAACACCATCAATGGCAAAGGAAGCGTACGCCAAAGCCTGAAAGAACACGCCTCTGCACTAGAAGAAGGCAAGGCCGATATTTTAGGTCTATACATGGTCAATCAATTAGTTAACAAAAAAGAACTGGAAGGCGATATAAAAGATTATATGACGACTTTCATGGCTGGTATTTTCCGCTCTGTGAGATTTGGTGCAAGCAGCGCACACGGGGTCGCCAATATGATTCGTTTCAATTATTTCAAAGAGAAAAAAGCATTTACTCAAAATGCGGATGGCACATACACCCTGAATTATGAAAACCTAAAAACTGCAATGAATGATTTATCAAAAGAGATTTTGACTTTGCAGGGCAACGGCGATTACAACGGCGTGGCTGCCTTGGTAGAGAAATACGGTAAAATCCCAAGCGGTTTACAAACTGATTTAGATCGCTTGAATCAAAAAGGTATCCCTGTGGATATCAACTTCATCCAAGGACTGAATGTTTATAAAAAATAATTTTTTTTAAGGCTTAAAAAATTTTTTAAATGAAATCAATTAATCCATATACCAACGAACTGCTCTTTGAACACCATGAAGATTCGGCTGAAAAAATTCATCAGGTAATTGAGAAATCACATCAGGCTTTCCTTTCTTGGCGAAAAACTGGCTTTGAAGAACGAGCAAAAAAAATCATGAAAGTCGCCCAATTCATTGAAAAAGAGAAAAATGAATTTGCAAAAATTATGACGCTGGAAATGGGAAAACCCATCAGCCAATCAATCGCCGAAATTGAAAAATGTGCTTGGGTTTGTGAATATTATGCTGAAAATGCAGAAAAATTTTTAGAACCGAAATCCATTGAGACCGATGCTCAAAAATCTTATATCCGCTACGATGCTCTGGGTGTGATTTTAGGCATTATGCCATGGAATTACCCGTTTTGGCAAGTATTTCGTTTTGCAATTCCTACGCTGATGGCGGGCAACACGGTTTTGCTCAAGCATGCTAGCAATGTGATGCAAAGTTCAAAAAATATTGCAAAAGCTTTTGAATACGCTGGTTTAGGAGAAATTTTCCAAGCTTTGATTATTTCTAGTGAAAAAATAGAAAAAATCATCAAAAACCCGAGAATAAAAGGCGTCAGCTTGACTGGCAGCAAGCCTGCGGGTAGCGCGATAGCTAAAATTGCAGGCGAGGAAATTAAACCTTCTCTTTTGGAATTGGGCGGGAGTAATGCACTGGTGGTTTTTGAAGATTGTAACTGGGATTCCACCTTGGAAACGATAGTAAACGCACGCTTCCAAAATACGGGACAAAGTTGCATCGCTGGGAAGCGACTGCTAATAGAAGAGTCTATTTTCGACTCATTTCTAAAGGCTTTAAAAATTAAGATTGAAAATTTAAAATCTGGAGACCCCCTCAGTTCTGAAACTTACATTGGGACTTTGGCAAGAGAAGATTTAGCAGAAGATTTAGAAAAACAAATGAAAAAATCGGTGGAAATGGGAGCTGAAATATTGATAGGTGGAAAGCGTAATGCAGCCTATTTTGAACCGACCTTGCTGACAAATGTTACAACCGAGATGCCTGTTTTTCAAGAAGAGACGTTTGGGCCATTGTTGATTGCAGTTCCCTTTAAAAATGAAAATGAAGCTATTGACTTAGTAAATGCATCTGATTTTGGGTTGGGCTGTTCTTTATTTACTCAAAATTTAGACAGAGCCGAGCGAATGATTTCAGAACTAAATGAAGGTGCAGTTTTCATCAACGAATTGGTCAAAAGTGACCCACGCTTACCCTTTGGCGGTGTTGGAATTTCAGGCTACGGCAGGGAGTTATCAGAAGATGGAATTTTGTCTTTCGTAAATAAAAAAACAGTATTTTTGAAGGCTTAAAAAATTTTTAACTATAAAACTTAAAGTAGTTTAAGTAATTTAAAAGCGTTTTGGCATAGAAATTTATAATAAAATATTGATTGAAATTTAGAAATTATGAGTAAGGCTGCTTCAACACAAAAGGAATCAGGTAAAAGACAAGTCGCTATTAATCCGGCTAATCAAAGAAGTGGGAATCGCCCTGGGTCACCGGCAAGAACTAACGGAAAAAATATAAAAGAAGAAGAGGAATAAATATTTCTAAAGTTTAAAAGAAAATCTTTCTTTTTTTAATTAAAATTAGATTTTTATCAGATAATTTTAATTTTTTTTAGTTAAATTTTAAAATAAATATAAAAAATCTGTTTTTATGTATAAAAACAGATTTTTGTAGATATTACTAAAATATTTTTGCGAAAAATTTTCTAAGGCTTAAAATAAATAAGCTTTTTAGTTTCAAAAAAATCTTCCTCAAAATACCTAGAAAGCTCAAACTCTAAATACTTTATACCCTTCATTTCTTCATCTAAATCTCCCCCTTTCAGGTAAAGAATTCCATTTTCTAATCTTTGCATGGGGGCTTTTTCATTTAAAAATTTTTGCCTTACCCAAGCGATAAATATAGGCATTTGCGTCACCGCACGGCTGATGACAAAATTAAATTTCCCTGTAACTTTTTCTGCTCTGATTTGCTGTGCAGAAACGTTTTTTAAGCCTAAAGCCTCAGCGACTTCTTCTACCACCTTTATTTTCTTTTGAATGGAATCGATTAGGATAAAATCTGTTTCAGGATATAAAATCGCTAAAGGAATCCCAGGGAATCCACCGCCTGTCCCTACATCCAAAATTCGCTGTTGTGGGACAAATTGCTCAATTTTAGCGATGCCCAAGGAATGCAAAACATGTTTGAGATACAGTTGGCTGATGTCTTTACGAGAAATCACATTGATTTTTTGATTCCAATCCTCGTACAGCGTACCCAAGTCTTTAAATTGCTTTTTCTGCTGTGCGGAAAGCTCTGGGAAATATTTTTCTATCAGCTCCATATATCGGGAACTATAGTTTTTCTATTTCGCCAATCAAGCTCTGAGTAATTTCATCTATTTCACCCTCACCATTGATTTCTACCCATTTATTTTGACCTCTGTAGTGTTGAGAAACCTCGTTTGTTTTTTTATAATATTCTGCTATTCTATTTCGGATTATTCCCTCATTTTGGTCATCATCACGATTGCTAGTTTCTCCTCTCTTCAAGAGTCTTTGTACCAAAATTTCATCTTCTACTACCAAAGCTAAACACAAATCAATCTCTTCATTTAGTTCTTGTTTTAGAATTTCATCTAAATCTTTGGCCTGCTCTGTAGTACGCGGATACCCGTCAAACAATAAACCTTTAGCAGTTTTGTTATTAATCACTTCTGCTCTCAGCATTTTAGTCGTCACTTCATCGGGTACCAATTCGCCTTTGGCTATATATTCTTTGGCCAAAACTCCCAATTCAGTTTCCTCTCGCATATTAAACCGAAACATTTCACCCGTTGATAAATGTACAAAATCAAATTTTTTTACAAGATTTCCCGCTTGTGTTCCCTTTCCACTTCCTGGAGGTCCAAACAATACAATGTTTTTCATTTTCTTATTCTTTTACTTGATATATACTTGGCAAATTTCTTCCTAACCCGTTGTAATCTAAGCCATAACCTACCACAAATTTATCGGGTATGCTTAGCCCTATAAAATCTACTTTTAATTCTTTTTGATATGCTTCTGGCTTAAAGAGAAGTGCTGCAATACTAAGACTTTTCACATTTTTATTTTCTAGCATTTGGTAAAGAGCTTCTAATGTGTTCCCAGTATCCACAATATCTTCCATGATGATGATATGTCTGTTTTCGACTAAATGAGAAGGCAAATCCATTAATTTTTTGACTTCTCCCGTAGAGGAAGTACCTTGATAGGATTGCATTTGCACGAAAGCCAACTCACAATCACCTGGGTAATGTTTGAGAAAATCACTGATAAACATTACAACGCCATTCAAAACACCTACGAAAATCGGTACATCATCTGTGAATTTTTCATAAACCTCTTGTGCTACATTTTTTACAGCTTTATAAATTTCTTCTTCGCTCAAAAAAGGATAAAATATCTTATCATGAACACTAATTTCTTGCATAATTGGTGATAAAACGTAAAGATAATAAACAATTTTGAATTAAATTGTCATTGAAAAAATTTTTGTCTGTGGTTGATTCCTCAGCATTCGCAAATCAAAAGCCATACAAATATTCCTTACAAAAATCCGCCCTTTTTCTGTAACTTTCAAGCGATTATCTTCAAAGATAATCAATTCATCTTTTTCCATTTCAGCCAAATTATTCTTAACTGATTCTAATTCAGGGAATTTAGCTTCTGTAAAGTCTGTTTCCATATGACACATCAAGTTGAGAATATGTCGGCGAATTAGTAAATCTTCCTCGTTCAAAATATGCCCTTTCACCACAGGAATTGTACCGCCTTTCACCAAATCGGTATATTTTTTTACACTCTTATGATTCTGAGCAAAACTATACCAGCTATCAGAAATAGCCGACATTCCTAGGCCAATCATCACTTGCGTGTTGGAAGTTGTGTAGCCCATAAAGTTTCGGTGCAGTTTCTGATTAATCATCGCCTGATACATCGAGTCTGATTTCAGAGCAAAATGATCCATCCCTATTTCTACATAATCCAACTCTTCCAGCATTTGCTTCCCTACCTCATACAACTCCCTTTTTTTATCAGGTGTCGGTAAATCTTCCTCATCAAAGCCACGCTGCCCCACTCCCTTCACCCACGGCACATGCGCATAGCTGTAGAAGGCTATTCGGTCAGGATTTAGCTTCTTAGTCAGGCGGATAGTCTCTTTCATTTTTTCTAAAGAATGGAATGGCAGCCCAAAAACCAAATCGTGGCTAATACTTTCATAGCCAATTTCACGTGCTTGAAGCGTTACACGCTCCACATTTTCATAAGGCTGAATGCGGTTTATAGCTTCTTGAATTTGAAGGTCATAATCCTGAACTCCGAAGCTAATTCGCTTGAATCCAAAATCATACAAAGCCTGTAGATGCTCCCTTGTAGTATTATTAGGATGTCCTTCTATACTAAATTCATGCTCAGGGTGTATTTCTGCATTTTCAAAAAGTCCCTCGAGCAATCGGATTAAATTTTCTGGGCTAAAAAATGTTGGTGTTCCTCCGCCAAAGTGCAATTCTTTGACTCTTGGCTTTTCCCCAAGTAGCTGAAGATACAATTTCCATTCCTCTAGTACCGTGTCAATGTAGTCATCTTCCACCTCATGGCGTTTGGTAATATGTTTGTGGCAAGCACAAAACGTGCATAAACTCTCACAAAACGGCAAGTGAATGTAAATCGAAATCCCATCTTTTTGATTAGTTTCTTGGTAAGATTTCACTAAGGTTTGCTTCCAACTCTCTAGGCTAAATGTATTTTCATCCCAATACGGAACAGTAGGATAACTCGTATACCGCGGTCCAGGTGTATTGTATTTTTGAATTAATTTTTTTTGCATTTTTTTTAAGCCTTAAAAAATTTTTAAATAGAATCAATGACTTCTCTAATTTTAGTTAATTTTGCCAACAAATCATCTAATTTACTAAGTGGCAACATATTAGCTCCATCTGATTTAGCATTTTGAGGCTCAGGGTGCGTTTCAATAAAGATTCCCTCAGCTCCAGTCGCTATACCTGCTTTTGCCAAAGTTTCTATCAACTCTGGTTTTCCTCCAGTCACACCCGATTTTTGATTTGGTTGCTGGAGTGAATGCGTCACGTCCAAAATCACAGGTGCAAACCTATTCATCACAGGAATTCCTCTAAAGTCTACTACCAAATCCTGATAACCAAATGTGGTTCCTCGCTCAATGATTGCCACTTTTTCATTCCCACTTTCTTTTACTTTCTCCACAGGAAATTTCATTGCCTCTGGAGACAAAAATTGACCTTTTTTTAGCGTAACGACTTTCCCTGTTTGTGCAGCAGCCACCACCAAATCTGTTTGCCGAACTAGAAAAGCTGGAATCTGCAAAACATCCACATAATCAGCCGCTAAAGTCGCTTCCGAGCATTCGTGAATATCTGTCGTCACAGGAATATCAAACTCTTCTCCTATTTTTTTTAAAATATTTAAAGCCTTTTCATCACCAATTCCCATGAAGGAATCTAACCTAGAACGGTTGGCTTTTCTAAAAGAACCCTTAAAAATATAAGGAATTCTATATCTATCTGTCAACTCCACAATTTTCTCTGCAATACGACGGGGCGTATCTTCATTTTCAATGGCACAAGGCCCTGCAATGAGGAAAAATTGCTCGGAATTCTTATTTTTGATTTTGTCTAAAGATTGAATCATACAACAAATTTAATCAATAAAAAACGTTTTTACCGATTAAAAGCTTATCTTTAGAATAAATTTTAACTAATGACTTGGATTGATTTAGTTGGTTACTCTGCTTCTATCTGCATCGTTGCGAGTTTTTTAATCAAAAATAATTTAAAACTCATACGCATCGTTAACCTTGTTGGCTGTATTTTTTTCACGATTTATGGTTTTTCGA includes:
- a CDS encoding adenylate kinase, whose amino-acid sequence is MKNIVLFGPPGSGKGTQAGNLVKKFDFVHLSTGEMFRFNMREETELGVLAKEYIAKGELVPDEVTTKMLRAEVINNKTAKGLLFDGYPRTTEQAKDLDEILKQELNEEIDLCLALVVEDEILVQRLLKRGETSNRDDDQNEGIIRNRIAEYYKKTNEVSQHYRGQNKWVEINGEGEIDEITQSLIGEIEKL
- the kdsA gene encoding 3-deoxy-8-phosphooctulonate synthase gives rise to the protein MIQSLDKIKNKNSEQFFLIAGPCAIENEDTPRRIAEKIVELTDRYRIPYIFKGSFRKANRSRLDSFMGIGDEKALNILKKIGEEFDIPVTTDIHECSEATLAADYVDVLQIPAFLVRQTDLVVAAAQTGKVVTLKKGQFLSPEAMKFPVEKVKESGNEKVAIIERGTTFGYQDLVVDFRGIPVMNRFAPVILDVTHSLQQPNQKSGVTGGKPELIETLAKAGIATGAEGIFIETHPEPQNAKSDGANMLPLSKLDDLLAKLTKIREVIDSI
- a CDS encoding dipeptidyl-peptidase 3 family protein; this encodes MKKYITSIASAIILTSCATQKNDISMAKVEPEKYADFTLNTDASQLSKGDQKMLPYLFEVAKIMDELFWYEAYGKKEALLNYLKGDKEKFAVINYGPWDRLNNDAPFIKGIGAKPAGANFYPTNMTKEEFEAANLKDGKSLYTFVRRDMNGNLYTIPYHEMFPKEIERAAKLMEKAAQFAETKDFRTYLLKRAQALRTDDYYESDLAWMNMKDNHLDFIVGPIETYEDQLFGYKASHEAYILVKDQEWSKKLEKYAQFLPELQTNLPVANEYKAEKPGSDADLNAYDVIYYAGHSNAGSKTIAINLPNDERVQLEKGTRRLQLKNAMRAKFDKILKPISELLIDPKQRKNVTFDAFFANTMFHEVAHGLGIKNTINGKGSVRQSLKEHASALEEGKADILGLYMVNQLVNKKELEGDIKDYMTTFMAGIFRSVRFGASSAHGVANMIRFNYFKEKKAFTQNADGTYTLNYENLKTAMNDLSKEILTLQGNGDYNGVAALVEKYGKIPSGLQTDLDRLNQKGIPVDINFIQGLNVYKK
- the rsmG gene encoding 16S rRNA (guanine(527)-N(7))-methyltransferase RsmG, with the translated sequence MELIEKYFPELSAQQKKQFKDLGTLYEDWNQKINVISRKDISQLYLKHVLHSLGIAKIEQFVPQQRILDVGTGGGFPGIPLAILYPETDFILIDSIQKKIKVVEEVAEALGLKNVSAQQIRAEKVTGKFNFVISRAVTQMPIFIAWVRQKFLNEKAPMQRLENGILYLKGGDLDEEMKGIKYLEFELSRYFEEDFFETKKLIYFKP
- a CDS encoding SemiSWEET family transporter translates to MTWIDLVGYSASICIVASFLIKNNLKLIRIVNLVGCIFFTIYGFSIDSIPIIIPNTFLVFVQLYYLFLNPEKN
- a CDS encoding bifunctional metallophosphatase/5'-nucleotidase; the encoded protein is MKRRHFIQQTLAATAFATLPAMPAWAKSGTKRLSILHTNDQHSRIEPFETSENEKYSNRGGFARRATLIERIRAQEKNVLLLDAGDIFQGTPYFNFFGGELEFKLMSQMKYDACTMGNHDFDNGLQGFEKQLKHADFSFICSNYDFRNTILEGKTKAYQIFVKDGIRVGIFGLGIDFAGLVPKDLYQETQYLNPVEIAQEMTQKLKEKHCDLIICLSHLGFKYDSSKIDDSKLAQQTKDIDLIIGGHTHTFLPAPVEMKNTEGKTVLINQVGWGGLNLGKIDFEFSLDKKQKYYSAKSLPITPNLV
- the hemN gene encoding oxygen-independent coproporphyrinogen III oxidase — protein: MQKKLIQKYNTPGPRYTSYPTVPYWDENTFSLESWKQTLVKSYQETNQKDGISIYIHLPFCESLCTFCACHKHITKRHEVEDDYIDTVLEEWKLYLQLLGEKPRVKELHFGGGTPTFFSPENLIRLLEGLFENAEIHPEHEFSIEGHPNNTTREHLQALYDFGFKRISFGVQDYDLQIQEAINRIQPYENVERVTLQAREIGYESISHDLVFGLPFHSLEKMKETIRLTKKLNPDRIAFYSYAHVPWVKGVGQRGFDEEDLPTPDKKRELYEVGKQMLEELDYVEIGMDHFALKSDSMYQAMINQKLHRNFMGYTTSNTQVMIGLGMSAISDSWYSFAQNHKSVKKYTDLVKGGTIPVVKGHILNEEDLLIRRHILNLMCHMETDFTEAKFPELESVKNNLAEMEKDELIIFEDNRLKVTEKGRIFVRNICMAFDLRMLRNQPQTKIFSMTI
- a CDS encoding 5'-nucleotidase C-terminal domain-containing protein, which gives rise to MKFPVNYLFILIFIFSCRPVLHQSAAPQKELFSIDSLTPPHRDAQQLIAPYKKQLDAQMDKVITYNPYILNKEGLNSNLALVSADALLAVANEVYQKKYGKEVDAALTNSGGLRRNFTPGNLTVRSIYELMPFENEVVVVEISGQKFKEMIEFLRKGKGHPIAGFSFARQGEDSDILIKNQPFDVNKTYTIATTDFLQKGGDGMDFLANPIKLHPLDLKLRDLFIQYFEKSDTIRINTTPRYR
- the hpt gene encoding hypoxanthine phosphoribosyltransferase, whose translation is MQEISVHDKIFYPFLSEEEIYKAVKNVAQEVYEKFTDDVPIFVGVLNGVVMFISDFLKHYPGDCELAFVQMQSYQGTSSTGEVKKLMDLPSHLVENRHIIIMEDIVDTGNTLEALYQMLENKNVKSLSIAALLFKPEAYQKELKVDFIGLSIPDKFVVGYGLDYNGLGRNLPSIYQVKE
- a CDS encoding NAD-dependent succinate-semialdehyde dehydrogenase; translated protein: MKSINPYTNELLFEHHEDSAEKIHQVIEKSHQAFLSWRKTGFEERAKKIMKVAQFIEKEKNEFAKIMTLEMGKPISQSIAEIEKCAWVCEYYAENAEKFLEPKSIETDAQKSYIRYDALGVILGIMPWNYPFWQVFRFAIPTLMAGNTVLLKHASNVMQSSKNIAKAFEYAGLGEIFQALIISSEKIEKIIKNPRIKGVSLTGSKPAGSAIAKIAGEEIKPSLLELGGSNALVVFEDCNWDSTLETIVNARFQNTGQSCIAGKRLLIEESIFDSFLKALKIKIENLKSGDPLSSETYIGTLAREDLAEDLEKQMKKSVEMGAEILIGGKRNAAYFEPTLLTNVTTEMPVFQEETFGPLLIAVPFKNENEAIDLVNASDFGLGCSLFTQNLDRAERMISELNEGAVFINELVKSDPRLPFGGVGISGYGRELSEDGILSFVNKKTVFLKA
- a CDS encoding YqiA/YcfP family alpha/beta fold hydrolase — its product is MLKILYLHGLNSKLHADRQKVLEQYSTQIAAPRLDYENDLEILNKFLGQNIKYDVIIGSSAGGLLGFFLANQWQIPALLFNPALSFAQHIPNLPDTQNQTALMQICIGWQDEVVLAQESFNFILENFSKPSKIHINIRKDMAHPLPIDWFKQEVASFFIKLSR